ttaaaatgataagaaaaaaaaatgaaattacTAAAATAGGTGCTGCGGTTAAAGATCCAACCAATGCAAAAATTTACACAAAAgagaataaaataaacaatgtaaataataataaaccAATTGGtaataagaagaaaaaaaataaaaagaaaaaggtACCAAAAGATAAGATCCAAAAAGAAGAACATGTCGAAATAactgaaaaaaaagaactagtagaaaattataaaataaatacatatgatGAAAGTGgtaataaattattaagtcatattgtattatatataaaattaagagaagaagaaaaattaaatgaattgCTACAAAAGTATTATAAGGATAAATACATTCccttattttatattgaATGTGATATAgatgtatgtatttataacatttttttcacGTTATCCAATTCTAATggtttattatatatggatagtaaaaatgattacatgttgttaaaaaaaaaacaatccatttacttttataacatattaaatTGCAAATGTTTAAACactatattatattacttGAAAGAATTTTTTAAGGATTATAAAATGGATGATTTTGAAAATGTTTGTGAAACCTTACAGTTAActtatttctttttctttcttttatGGAAAGATACgtatgaattatataacaatataataaaaaggtTTTGTTTAGatacatttaaaattatatctatgtttaaatattatttatatgaaaaatatataagctacaaaaataaatgtatcttaaataaatttgtgttattaaaaaaaatagagagtgaaaattatcataatgattttttttcatttgaaAACAAAGTAATTTGTAATTTATCTTATAAGAATGAAATCATATTTGAACATTTGAATATCAAGATATATTCTCCTGTAAATTTGGAGAAAAAGTATTTTATAAGTAtacttataaaaaataagtcctatgaatatataaaggaTATGTTATTTTTGGATTTATTCCAAGTgcatataataacaaattctaatatgaataataaagaaaaattaattaatacACCGAATGATATATCAAATATTTGTCATAACACAATGTGTAGTGATAAGGATGGGACTATAATATCACCACTTAATATAAAGGATAGTTCAGATgtgttattattaaaagattataaaaaaagtgtATTTCAATCAGAggaaaagaataataattttaaatatgaatacaTTATTGAAATGCCTCACTATATTTATGACAATGATGACATAGATGTATGTTTTATTGAAtttaagaataaaataaagtatAGGCATTTGTGTGAAGCAGAAATTTTGTTGCACACAAAAAATGAAACATTATTTGTTAACCctaatatgataaaaacATACAATGGAATGGATacaaatgaatataaagaagaaaataaaagagaggaatatttcatttcatCAAATCTGGAAGAAATGAATATTCTTAGTACTCATGGAGAATATAAACAAGATATTTTAGCAAAAATGAATGATGATATTTGCTTTGATACAAAAGTGGGTGAAAATAAAGTGATGCACATGGGGAAATCTTATGAAAATTTGGAAAATAccaataaaaaaaataataataatatttataataataatattaataataatggtTATATACATACTCCCAAGGATTTAAATCTAAATGATGAATATGAATCAAACCTCTTATATATGGAATgtttaattaataataatgaaataaatatttggAGGGTTCAAAATACAAAATtcaaattaaataataaaacatatttaaaaatacattcGAAAAGAATAGGAAATTACTATATtgatttaaataatattaaaaatattcctTATCAAAATTGGAGTATTGAATTTATggataatattataattataaaaataataaataaaatgaatatagAATTTGAATTTCATATAACGCGTGATGGTATATTACTTATAGATAACAAGAtagatattttaaaagatttatataatatccTTTTCGATGTACCCATGttacttttattaatgaaaaaaaagggaATAAACTTTTTGGTTACTAATATAGAAATACAGAAAATGATGAGcgaaaaatattttgtagaaaatgatgaaacggagcaaaatataattcatgatattttattatgtttcaaatttatgaatttttattcatCTAATGAAAACTTAGATAACTCAAAAAcgataataaaaattaagaTACATGAAACAAGTATTATGGACAAATTAGGGGGGATATTAAATGAGCCtatagatataatatatgaaaagaCACACTGCAAGTAATGTAgataatatgataaattCGAACAAATCAATGctataacaataatattaaataaataaataaataaatatatatatatatatatatatatatatatatatgtgcatgtatgtttttcttttcagAATTTCCATTACTGAACGGAATGAATATCAAAAGAAGCttaagaaatatttaacAAAACATAAgtctttattattttgcCTATTCGAATTATGtgaatacatatatttgtttcttgataaaaaagaaaaaataattgaaaataataaacacgaaaaaaatatacaagaTCGAGAAGATGATAATCAAGAAGATAacaaaaatgatataaaaaattttcaaagtttattaattaatatatttaattataacaacat
This is a stretch of genomic DNA from Plasmodium reichenowi strain SY57 chromosome 14, whole genome shotgun sequence. It encodes these proteins:
- a CDS encoding hypothetical protein (conserved Plasmodium protein, unknown function): MIRKKNEITKIGAAVKDPTNAKIYTKENKINNVNNNKPIGNKKKKNKKKKVPKDKIQKEEHVEITEKKELVENYKINTYDESGNKLLSHIVLYIKLREEEKLNELLQKYYKDKYIPLFYIECDIDVCIYNIFFTLSNSNGLLYMDSKNDYMLLKKKQSIYFYNILNCKCLNTILYYLKEFFKDYKMDDFENVCETLQLTYFFFFLLWKDTYELYNNIIKRFCLDTFKIISMFKYYLYEKYISYKNKCILNKFVLLKKIESENYHNDFFSFENKVICNLSYKNEIIFEHLNIKIYSPVNLEKKYFISILIKNKSYEYIKDMLFLDLFQVHIITNSNMNNKEKLINTPNDISNICHNTMCSDKDGTIISPLNIKDSSDVLLLKDYKKSVFQSEEKNNNFKYEYIIEMPHYIYDNDDIDVCFIEFKNKIKYRHLCEAEILLHTKNETLFVNPNMIKTYNGMDTNEYKEENKREEYFISSNLEEMNILSTHGEYKQDILAKMNDDICFDTKVGENKVMHMGKSYENLENTNKKNNNNIYNNNINNNGYIHTPKDLNLNDEYESNLLYMECLINNNEINIWRVQNTKFKLNNKTYLKIHSKRIGNYYIDLNNIKNIPYQNWSIEFMDNIIIIKIINKMNIEFEFHITRDGILLIDNKIDILKDLYNILFDVPMLLLLMKKKGINFLVTNIEIQKMMSEKYFVENDETEQNIIHDILLCFKFMNFYSSNENLDNSKTIIKIKIHETSIMDKLGGILNEPIDIIYEKTHCKISITERNEYQKKLKKYLTKHKSLLFCLFELCEYIYLFLDKKEKIIENNKHEKNIQDREDDNQEDNKNDIKNFQSLLINIFNYNNIKKIKNVIKENDNNNNCTIPNENINILDDQYNDILKFNEMAYHFYLFLKLTKMVLLTNIYK